The Virgibacillus sp. MSP4-1 genome has a segment encoding these proteins:
- the pth gene encoding aminoacyl-tRNA hydrolase — protein sequence MKCIVGLGNPGSKFENTRHNIGFQVIDELAERNHWSLNREKYNALYTIEHLNGEKVLILKPLTYMNLSGEAVRPFMDFYDLDIEDLLVVYDDLDLPAGRIRLRQKGGHGGHNGIRNIIDQTTLKNFKRIRIGIGRPETNVPIIDYVLGKFTEEQKPKVEDSVKSAAEACEMWLEKPFLEVMNHFNS from the coding sequence ATGAAATGTATTGTGGGACTGGGTAATCCGGGCTCCAAATTTGAAAACACCCGACATAATATTGGATTCCAGGTGATTGATGAGCTGGCTGAGAGAAATCACTGGTCCTTAAACAGAGAAAAATATAATGCTTTATATACGATAGAACATTTGAACGGTGAAAAGGTACTTATTTTAAAGCCGCTTACATATATGAATTTATCAGGGGAAGCTGTCCGACCGTTTATGGACTTTTATGACCTGGATATTGAGGATTTGCTGGTTGTTTATGATGATCTGGATTTGCCCGCAGGAAGAATTCGTCTGCGGCAAAAGGGTGGACATGGTGGACACAATGGCATACGCAATATTATTGACCAGACGACACTGAAAAATTTCAAACGCATACGTATAGGCATAGGGCGACCGGAAACGAATGTACCGATTATTGATTATGTATTAGGCAAATTTACAGAGGAACAGAAGCCAAAAGTTGAGGATAGTGTGAAAAGTGCAGCAGAAGCCTGTGAAATGTGGCTGGAAAAACCATTTTTAGAAGTCATGAATCATTTCAATTCTTAA
- a CDS encoding anti-sigma-F factor Fin family protein, translating into MAVIYRCRHCGDKIGELQQSYVHEEDLGLHILSNEERNEMIDYTKDGHMEVKAICDHCEDALNNHPDYHELDSFIQ; encoded by the coding sequence ATGGCTGTCATTTACCGTTGCCGCCATTGCGGAGATAAAATTGGAGAATTGCAGCAATCATATGTTCATGAAGAAGATTTAGGTCTTCACATTCTTTCCAATGAAGAGCGGAATGAAATGATTGATTACACAAAGGATGGTCATATGGAGGTTAAGGCCATCTGTGACCATTGTGAGGATGCATTAAACAACCATCCAGACTATCATGAACTTGACAGCTTTATTCAATAG
- the mfd gene encoding transcription-repair coupling factor — protein MQGLKNYLQEQNDIQTIISGFSSGMKEQLVSGLSGAARSVFISLLNESLDKPVLVLTHHLSQAQALYEDLLDLSHEEDVYLYPVNELMASEIAVASPELLSQRMESLNQWIHKRKGVFIAPIAACKRILPPIKSWEQSQLSFQVGEAISIHDYTQSLVEMGYRREDMISAKGEFSIRGGIIDLFPLTSEYPVRIELFDDEVDSIRYFDSNSQRSFNEKLSSITVGPAEEVLLTDEERLTGAQRLEQALSESLKKMKNDHAKKELVENIDYDIERLKNGETFQEIYKYSSLFYDQAASLIDYLPQNGLVVIDEMSRVEETASRLDQEEADWYANLLEQNKMVRDLSVSFSWNDIQEKLTGYSKLYMSVFLRHIANTNPENLINISCRAMQEFHGQMNLLKSELNRWDKAGFSVFIVAPTKNRVEKVQSVLEDYGMEARVADQGIEFPLKTPTIVEGQISGGFELPLFRVAVITEQELFKKQTKRPKRRQKISNAERIKSYQELKIGDYVVHANHGIGKYVGIETLELNGLHKDYLLIKYSGDDKLYVPIDQIDLVQKYVGSGEGKEPKLYKLGGSEWKKVKNRVQSSVEDIADDLIKLYAERERTKGFAFSGDNEMQREFEAAFPYEETEDQLRCIEEIKQDMMKSRPMDRLLCGDVGYGKTEVAIRAVFKAILDEKQVAILVPTTVLAQQHFETFQERFQDYGINIGLLSRFRSRKQQKETIDGLKMGLVDVVIGTHRILSKDIQYKDLGLLIVDEEQRFGVKHKEKIKQFKTNIDVLTLTATPIPRTLHMSMLGVRDLSVIETPPENRFPIQTYVIEYNPQFVREVIERELSRGGQVFFLYNRVENIERMAAEIDVLVEDARVTFAHGRMNENQLENVMFDFLEGHSDVLVSTTIIETGVDIPNVNTLIVYDADKMGLSQLYQLRGRVGRSNRIAYAYFTHQQNKVLTEVAEKRLQAIKEFTELGSGFKIAMRDLSIRGTGNLLGAEQHGFIDSVGFDMYSKMLKDAIDAKKEGKTYEEAKPFDVEINVNLDAYIPPSYIEDEKQKIDMYKRFGAVENMDEILDLQDELMDRFGEYPEEVENLLQVTKLRIMARQERIESITEKKLNVELLMDGEESQQVDGSKLFELANEYGRLIQLGTENNKLKMVFKFSRDQAHKRYDVISEFLTKLPRVKQQEVASS, from the coding sequence TTGCAGGGTTTAAAAAACTACCTTCAGGAACAAAATGATATACAGACCATTATTTCAGGCTTTTCATCAGGAATGAAAGAGCAGCTCGTGTCAGGCCTGTCCGGGGCAGCTCGCAGTGTTTTTATTTCCTTGCTTAATGAATCACTGGATAAGCCGGTCTTAGTTCTGACACACCACTTAAGTCAGGCTCAGGCACTTTATGAGGATTTATTAGATTTAAGTCATGAGGAAGATGTTTATCTTTATCCGGTTAATGAGCTTATGGCATCAGAAATTGCTGTTGCCAGTCCTGAGCTATTAAGCCAGCGGATGGAATCGTTAAACCAATGGATTCATAAGCGAAAAGGAGTATTTATTGCTCCTATAGCTGCTTGCAAACGAATACTTCCTCCTATAAAAAGCTGGGAACAATCACAGCTTTCTTTTCAAGTTGGTGAGGCCATTTCTATTCATGATTATACACAATCCCTGGTTGAAATGGGGTATCGCAGGGAGGATATGATTTCGGCTAAGGGTGAATTCAGTATACGCGGGGGTATTATTGATCTATTTCCACTGACAAGTGAATACCCGGTCAGAATTGAACTCTTTGATGATGAGGTCGATTCAATTCGTTATTTTGACTCAAATTCTCAGCGCTCGTTTAATGAAAAACTGTCATCCATTACAGTTGGACCAGCTGAGGAGGTCCTGCTCACGGACGAGGAACGGCTGACAGGCGCACAAAGACTGGAACAGGCCCTGAGTGAGTCCTTAAAGAAAATGAAGAATGATCACGCTAAGAAGGAATTAGTAGAAAATATTGATTATGATATTGAACGGCTGAAAAATGGCGAAACCTTTCAGGAGATTTATAAGTATAGTTCCTTATTTTATGATCAGGCCGCTAGTTTGATAGATTACCTTCCGCAAAATGGGTTGGTTGTCATTGATGAAATGAGTCGAGTGGAAGAAACAGCCTCCAGATTGGACCAGGAGGAAGCGGACTGGTATGCAAATTTATTGGAGCAGAATAAAATGGTGCGTGACCTCAGCGTCTCCTTTTCCTGGAATGATATTCAGGAAAAATTAACGGGGTACTCCAAGCTGTATATGTCGGTCTTTTTACGTCATATTGCCAATACAAATCCGGAAAATTTAATTAATATTTCCTGCCGTGCCATGCAGGAATTTCACGGACAAATGAACCTGCTGAAAAGTGAACTGAACAGATGGGATAAAGCAGGCTTTTCTGTTTTTATCGTGGCTCCTACCAAAAACAGGGTGGAGAAGGTGCAATCTGTTCTGGAAGATTACGGGATGGAAGCCAGAGTTGCTGATCAGGGAATTGAGTTTCCTTTAAAAACGCCAACTATTGTAGAAGGTCAGATAAGTGGAGGCTTTGAACTTCCGCTCTTTCGTGTTGCCGTAATCACTGAACAGGAGCTATTTAAAAAACAAACAAAACGTCCGAAAAGAAGGCAGAAAATCTCCAATGCAGAGCGTATTAAAAGCTATCAGGAACTAAAAATCGGGGATTATGTCGTTCATGCCAATCATGGTATTGGTAAATATGTTGGGATTGAAACACTGGAGCTAAATGGCCTTCATAAAGATTATTTGCTTATAAAATATTCTGGTGATGACAAGCTTTATGTACCCATTGACCAGATTGATCTTGTTCAGAAATATGTAGGTTCTGGTGAAGGAAAGGAACCTAAGCTGTATAAACTGGGCGGAAGTGAATGGAAAAAGGTCAAAAATCGGGTCCAGTCTTCCGTTGAAGATATTGCCGATGATTTAATCAAACTTTATGCTGAACGGGAGCGGACCAAGGGCTTTGCCTTCTCGGGAGATAATGAAATGCAAAGGGAATTCGAAGCGGCTTTTCCTTATGAAGAAACAGAGGATCAGCTTCGTTGTATTGAGGAAATCAAACAGGATATGATGAAGTCGCGACCAATGGACCGTCTGCTTTGCGGGGATGTTGGCTACGGGAAGACAGAGGTTGCGATCCGTGCGGTATTTAAAGCCATTTTGGATGAAAAACAGGTAGCGATCCTTGTTCCAACAACCGTCCTGGCTCAGCAGCATTTTGAAACCTTCCAGGAGCGGTTCCAGGATTATGGCATTAACATAGGACTTTTAAGCCGTTTTCGTTCTAGAAAGCAGCAGAAGGAAACGATAGATGGACTGAAAATGGGTCTGGTGGATGTTGTCATCGGAACTCATCGGATTTTATCCAAGGATATTCAATACAAGGACCTCGGTTTGTTAATTGTGGATGAAGAACAGCGTTTCGGGGTGAAGCACAAGGAAAAGATAAAGCAGTTTAAAACCAACATTGATGTTTTAACGTTAACAGCAACACCGATTCCGCGTACCCTTCATATGTCCATGCTTGGCGTAAGGGATTTATCCGTCATTGAAACACCGCCTGAAAACCGGTTCCCTATTCAAACATATGTGATTGAATATAATCCTCAGTTTGTTCGGGAGGTTATAGAGAGGGAGCTTTCCCGCGGAGGTCAGGTTTTCTTTCTTTATAATCGTGTGGAAAATATTGAACGAATGGCTGCCGAAATTGATGTGTTAGTAGAGGATGCCCGGGTGACGTTTGCCCACGGGCGTATGAATGAAAATCAGCTGGAAAATGTGATGTTTGACTTTTTAGAGGGGCATTCGGATGTTCTGGTCAGTACAACGATTATTGAGACAGGTGTGGATATTCCGAATGTAAATACTCTGATTGTCTACGATGCAGATAAAATGGGACTAAGTCAGCTCTATCAGTTAAGGGGACGTGTAGGCAGATCGAACCGGATTGCATATGCGTACTTCACACATCAGCAGAATAAAGTGCTGACAGAGGTGGCTGAAAAACGACTGCAGGCAATCAAAGAATTTACCGAGCTTGGTTCCGGGTTTAAAATTGCGATGCGTGACTTATCCATTCGTGGAACAGGAAATCTATTAGGTGCGGAACAGCACGGGTTTATTGATTCTGTAGGTTTTGATATGTATTCCAAGATGCTTAAGGATGCTATCGATGCGAAAAAAGAAGGAAAAACCTATGAAGAAGCCAAGCCATTTGACGTTGAAATCAATGTCAATCTCGATGCTTATATCCCACCTTCTTATATAGAAGATGAAAAACAAAAGATTGATATGTATAAGCGTTTTGGGGCTGTTGAAAATATGGATGAGATTCTGGATCTTCAGGATGAATTGATGGATCGCTTCGGGGAATACCCGGAAGAAGTGGAAAACCTCCTGCAAGTTACCAAGCTTCGTATCATGGCCAGACAGGAGCGAATTGAATCCATAACCGAGAAAAAATTAAATGTTGAGCTTCTTATGGATGGGGAAGAAAGTCAGCAGGTAGATGGATCGAAGCTGTTTGAACTGGCCAATGAATATGGCCGCTTAATTCAGCTTGGAACTGAAAATAATAAACTGAAAATGGTATTTAAATTCAGCCGGGATCAAGCTCATAAGCGTTACGATGTAATTTCCGAATTTCTGACAAAGCTGCCTCGTGTGAAACAGCAGGAGGTCGCTTCTTCCTAG
- the spoVT gene encoding stage V sporulation protein T, which translates to MKATGIVRRIDDLGRVVVPKEIRRTLRIREGDPLEIFVDREGEVILKKYSPINELGDFAKEYAEALFDTLGHAVFISDRDEFIAVAGGSKKEYLNKKIGSHIEKIMEERNVVSESNEQSIEFLEGQEETISSYVMAPIIANGDPVGCVVLTSEEALGEAEKKAAETAAGFLARQMD; encoded by the coding sequence ATGAAAGCAACAGGTATTGTTCGACGCATCGATGATTTGGGAAGAGTTGTTGTACCAAAGGAGATTAGAAGAACGTTGCGTATTCGGGAAGGCGATCCTCTTGAAATTTTTGTTGACCGTGAAGGAGAAGTCATTCTTAAGAAATACTCTCCTATAAATGAATTAGGTGATTTTGCAAAAGAGTATGCAGAGGCTTTATTTGACACATTGGGACATGCCGTTTTTATATCCGACCGGGATGAATTTATTGCTGTAGCAGGAGGCTCGAAAAAAGAGTACTTAAACAAAAAAATTGGATCTCATATAGAAAAGATTATGGAAGAACGTAATGTCGTTTCAGAAAGTAATGAACAAAGCATTGAATTTCTTGAAGGACAGGAAGAAACCATTTCTTCGTACGTGATGGCTCCAATCATAGCGAATGGAGACCCCGTAGGTTGTGTTGTGTTAACTTCAGAGGAGGCGTTAGGAGAAGCTGAGAAAAAAGCGGCTGAAACGGCAGCAGGCTTTTTAGCAAGACAAATGGATTAA
- a CDS encoding polysaccharide biosynthesis protein, with translation MSHRQVFKGALLLTAAGILGKLLSAGYRVPLQNLTGDTGFYIYQQVYPFITIAWMMSVYGYPAAISTFNLETRQERHSGSHITLYIPIFIFLFFLNGVVFLVLYFGAHRMAGWMGDPHLEGPIQFASLLFLLIPFTSFLRGSFQSAEDMRPSAVSQTGEQLVRIGLILWFTYTFLQQGKSLYDIGSGAALSSSIAACAAVLILILLLLFFYRRHQIHFSLKMISIRRMVKVLFETSMIAGLNYMLLILLQLVDVFTIIPGLQEYGLTLSEAKAEKGIFDRGQPLVQLGVVFGSSLSLALIPAISKMKARGTGNLEEQSVKRALKFTCFFATAATIGIILIFPSANILLFKTNVGTEALRIFMVMILLVSITLTLSTFLQGLGFVKRQALLFGLAVVMKGILNVLLIPAFGIQGAATASVVSVLILAAAFALMLKRYTGLSYRRILPWKPFLFSLSILAIIVLMMKLLLLNGEVNHRMDVLGYIIASTSLGALSFFGALIWSGGLTLRELRLFPYGKQLTEWVVRRRRP, from the coding sequence ATGAGTCATAGACAGGTGTTTAAGGGAGCATTGCTATTAACAGCAGCAGGAATATTGGGAAAGCTTTTAAGTGCAGGATATCGTGTTCCGCTCCAAAACTTAACAGGAGATACGGGGTTTTATATTTATCAGCAGGTGTATCCCTTTATCACTATTGCATGGATGATGTCTGTATATGGTTATCCTGCAGCCATCTCAACTTTCAACCTGGAGACAAGGCAGGAAAGGCATTCGGGAAGTCACATTACGTTATATATCCCGATTTTTATATTTTTGTTTTTTCTTAATGGAGTCGTATTTCTGGTTTTATATTTCGGTGCTCATCGAATGGCGGGGTGGATGGGGGACCCCCATTTAGAGGGACCTATTCAATTTGCTTCGTTGCTTTTTTTGCTCATCCCCTTTACCTCATTCTTACGGGGAAGTTTCCAAAGTGCAGAGGATATGCGTCCTTCAGCTGTTTCTCAAACGGGTGAGCAGCTTGTACGGATTGGGCTCATTTTATGGTTTACGTATACTTTTCTTCAGCAGGGGAAATCGCTTTATGATATAGGTAGCGGGGCAGCATTATCCTCTTCTATTGCAGCTTGTGCAGCAGTACTCATATTGATTCTATTGCTTCTGTTTTTCTACAGGCGGCACCAGATTCATTTTTCCCTGAAGATGATCTCCATCAGAAGAATGGTAAAAGTTCTTTTTGAAACAAGTATGATTGCAGGATTAAATTATATGCTGCTCATCCTGCTGCAGCTTGTGGATGTGTTTACGATTATCCCTGGATTACAGGAGTATGGCCTAACCTTAAGCGAGGCGAAAGCGGAAAAAGGGATTTTTGATCGGGGACAGCCCTTAGTTCAATTAGGAGTGGTGTTTGGATCCTCTTTATCCCTGGCACTGATACCTGCTATTTCAAAAATGAAAGCCAGGGGTACCGGAAATTTAGAGGAGCAATCGGTAAAAAGAGCTTTAAAATTTACATGTTTTTTTGCAACAGCAGCAACCATAGGAATCATTTTAATTTTTCCATCGGCTAATATTCTGCTCTTTAAAACGAATGTGGGTACAGAAGCGCTGCGAATCTTTATGGTTATGATTTTATTGGTATCGATTACGCTGACACTGTCGACCTTTTTGCAGGGGCTGGGTTTTGTGAAACGACAGGCACTCTTGTTTGGACTGGCCGTCGTAATGAAAGGGATACTAAATGTCCTGTTGATTCCTGCTTTCGGAATTCAGGGAGCGGCAACGGCCTCTGTTGTGAGTGTGCTGATTTTGGCGGCAGCCTTTGCTCTTATGCTTAAAAGATATACAGGCCTTTCCTATCGCCGGATTTTGCCCTGGAAACCCTTTTTGTTCTCTTTAAGTATATTGGCGATCATCGTCCTCATGATGAAGCTGTTACTCTTAAATGGAGAAGTGAACCATCGAATGGATGTTTTAGGCTATATTATAGCAAGCACCAGTCTGGGGGCCCTGTCGTTCTTTGGAGCCCTCATTTGGAGCGGAGGGCTTACACTGAGGGAATTACGGCTGTTCCCATATGGAAAGCAATTAACCGAGTGGGTTGTCAGGAGGAGAAGACCATGA
- the mazG gene encoding nucleoside triphosphate pyrophosphohydrolase encodes MKKMITILGLGAGDINQIPLGVYRQLVSSESVVHTRTMDHPVIKSLVADGVQFQSFDDVYEKHDSFEPVYQEIVQNLLQAAESFPVIYTTPGHPMLAERAVQILLEKAKQDSAVQIHIGQGHSYLDALFASLKIDPVEGFQFLDATSFKRLEVQFDQHVVFTQVYDQMIASEVKLTLMEDLPDHYPVTVVHAAGSDEEWTKEVPLFELDRSVPLSNLISVYVPPAPPELRHHQFNRLREVIAILRGPDGCPWDRKQTHESLRPYLLEEAYEVIEAIDEQDDEKLADELGDVLLQVMLHGQIGEDEGYFSVDDVIRHITDKMVRRHPHVFGNVNLNTSDEVVKTWDEIKRDEKGGVEEESIVDDIEKSLPALLIAFELQKKTGKVGFDWEDFQPVFDKIMEEIKEFKQSLAKQTTTEMEKELGDILFSIVNLARHYKINPEIALQRSNQTFKRRFQFIEKRTKEQGKTLNDMTLEEMDQLWNEAKSNEKER; translated from the coding sequence ATGAAAAAAATGATTACGATTTTAGGATTAGGGGCAGGGGATATCAATCAGATTCCGCTGGGGGTCTATCGTCAATTGGTTTCCTCTGAGTCAGTTGTCCATACACGGACGATGGATCATCCTGTGATAAAGTCACTGGTAGCGGATGGGGTACAGTTTCAATCCTTTGATGACGTATATGAAAAACATGATTCATTTGAGCCTGTTTATCAGGAAATAGTTCAGAATCTATTGCAGGCAGCAGAGAGTTTTCCGGTCATTTATACCACGCCGGGACACCCGATGCTGGCGGAAAGAGCTGTTCAAATTTTACTGGAAAAAGCTAAACAGGATTCGGCCGTGCAGATCCACATAGGACAGGGTCACAGCTATCTCGACGCGTTATTTGCCAGTCTGAAAATTGATCCTGTCGAAGGGTTTCAATTTCTGGATGCGACATCATTTAAACGCTTGGAAGTCCAATTTGACCAGCACGTTGTATTTACCCAGGTATATGATCAAATGATTGCTTCGGAAGTAAAGTTGACGTTAATGGAGGACTTGCCGGACCATTATCCTGTTACCGTTGTACATGCCGCAGGGAGCGATGAGGAGTGGACCAAAGAGGTTCCTCTGTTTGAGTTGGATCGGTCCGTGCCTTTAAGCAATTTAATCAGCGTTTATGTACCCCCGGCTCCCCCAGAATTGCGTCATCACCAATTCAACCGTCTTCGTGAGGTCATTGCGATTTTAAGAGGGCCTGATGGATGTCCGTGGGATCGCAAACAAACCCATGAATCCCTGCGTCCGTATTTACTTGAAGAAGCCTATGAGGTGATTGAGGCCATTGATGAACAGGATGATGAAAAGCTTGCGGATGAATTAGGCGATGTTCTCCTTCAGGTTATGCTTCATGGTCAAATTGGTGAAGATGAGGGATATTTCAGTGTGGATGACGTAATCCGGCATATTACCGATAAAATGGTTCGCAGGCATCCGCATGTTTTCGGGAATGTAAATCTGAATACCTCTGATGAAGTAGTTAAGACCTGGGATGAAATAAAAAGGGATGAAAAAGGCGGAGTTGAGGAAGAATCGATTGTCGATGATATTGAAAAGTCACTTCCTGCTTTACTGATTGCATTTGAATTGCAAAAGAAGACAGGTAAGGTTGGCTTTGACTGGGAGGACTTTCAACCTGTTTTTGATAAAATTATGGAGGAAATAAAGGAATTTAAACAGTCCTTAGCGAAACAAACAACTACCGAAATGGAAAAGGAACTGGGGGATATCCTGTTTTCCATCGTTAATCTGGCCAGACATTATAAAATAAATCCTGAAATTGCTCTGCAGCGAAGTAATCAAACCTTTAAGCGGCGCTTCCAATTCATCGAAAAGAGGACAAAGGAACAGGGGAAAACCTTGAATGATATGACTTTAGAGGAAATGGATCAACTTTGGAATGAAGCAAAGTCTAACGAAAAAGAGAGGTAA
- a CDS encoding RNA-binding S4 domain-containing protein yields the protein MRLDKFLKISRLIKRRTLAKEVAEQGRIQLNGQPAKASTKLSAGDELTIRFGQKLLTVKVNDLRETVKKDEAQGLYTVVKEEPVHQD from the coding sequence ATGCGATTAGATAAATTTTTAAAAATTTCACGTTTAATTAAAAGAAGAACATTAGCTAAGGAAGTAGCCGAGCAGGGGAGAATTCAATTAAACGGACAGCCTGCTAAAGCATCAACCAAACTATCCGCAGGGGATGAGTTAACCATACGCTTTGGCCAGAAGCTGCTGACCGTAAAAGTAAACGATCTCCGTGAAACCGTAAAGAAGGATGAAGCACAAGGTCTTTATACAGTTGTAAAGGAAGAACCTGTTCATCAGGACTAG
- the yabP gene encoding sporulation protein YabP yields the protein MNYENQFYPSTREPQEHHVKVLNRRELEITGVKEVDSFDNEEFLLQTSFGYLVVRGENLHMKNLNLDETLVSIKGRVYELSYIDDQQGDKAKGLFSKLFK from the coding sequence ATGAATTATGAAAACCAATTTTATCCGAGCACAAGAGAACCACAGGAACACCATGTAAAGGTACTGAACCGAAGAGAGCTTGAAATTACAGGAGTTAAGGAAGTAGATAGCTTTGATAATGAAGAATTTTTACTTCAAACCTCGTTTGGCTACCTGGTTGTACGCGGCGAAAACCTGCATATGAAGAATTTAAATTTGGACGAGACTTTAGTATCCATTAAGGGGCGGGTATATGAATTATCATATATAGACGACCAGCAAGGAGATAAAGCTAAAGGTCTCTTTAGCAAGCTATTTAAATGA
- the yabQ gene encoding spore cortex biosynthesis protein YabQ, translating to MAADTFHRFNERKKRKPWIHYCNEILFWILQGLIIFYILYLTNYGQIRFYIWLALIFGFAFYQALLRVWYLKVLEHLIQFSVTTWQVLRRLIQRLVIAPLSWMLKVLTYLLTLFWTAVIWVLFIPWKLLRRPLIFVWNQIKKLIPENVKKYILSFLELCSKIINNLVDIWKSIFAKRR from the coding sequence ATGGCTGCGGATACCTTTCACAGATTCAATGAACGAAAAAAGCGAAAGCCTTGGATTCATTATTGTAATGAGATTCTGTTCTGGATTTTGCAGGGTTTAATAATATTTTATATCTTATACTTAACGAATTATGGACAAATTCGCTTTTATATCTGGTTAGCCCTTATTTTTGGCTTTGCGTTTTATCAAGCGCTTCTAAGGGTATGGTATTTAAAAGTTTTGGAGCATCTCATTCAGTTTTCCGTTACCACCTGGCAAGTATTGCGGAGGCTCATTCAACGTTTGGTGATCGCCCCGCTTTCCTGGATGCTGAAGGTGCTAACCTACCTCTTAACTCTTTTCTGGACGGCTGTCATCTGGGTCCTGTTCATTCCATGGAAGCTATTAAGAAGACCTCTGATATTTGTCTGGAATCAAATAAAAAAGCTTATTCCTGAGAATGTCAAAAAATATATTCTTTCTTTTTTAGAACTTTGTAGTAAAATAATAAATAACCTGGTTGACATTTGGAAATCGATTTTTGCAAAAAGGAGGTAA
- a CDS encoding septum formation initiator family protein, whose amino-acid sequence MSSANKRVTRLDSNYVREYDAYVERQNKRKKRLYRRLTLFAIVAVSVFAYLITFHLNQRELYKEKVSEYEQLNDELDKLEVKEKNLQQEIDLLNDTDYILQIARKDYFLSKDGEIIFNVPDDESSY is encoded by the coding sequence ATGAGTTCGGCTAATAAACGAGTAACCAGACTGGATTCAAATTATGTACGAGAATATGATGCATATGTGGAGCGGCAAAATAAGCGTAAAAAGCGTCTTTATCGTCGATTGACCCTTTTTGCAATTGTTGCAGTGAGTGTATTTGCTTATTTAATCACCTTTCATTTAAATCAGCGTGAACTTTATAAAGAAAAAGTCAGTGAATATGAACAATTAAATGATGAATTGGATAAACTAGAAGTAAAAGAAAAGAACCTGCAACAGGAAATTGACTTATTAAATGATACAGATTACATTTTACAAATTGCCAGGAAGGACTATTTTCTTTCAAAAGACGGGGAAATTATCTTTAATGTACCCGACGATGAGTCGTCTTATTGA
- a CDS encoding S1 domain-containing RNA-binding protein, with amino-acid sequence MSVEVGSKLKGKVTGITNFGAFVELPDGSTGLVHISEVADKYVKDIHEFLTVGDEVEVKVINVSEGKIGLSIKKAKENKNPNNNNNKRGNPKRRSESFEAKMNRFLKDSEDRLASLRKNTESKRGGRGAKKG; translated from the coding sequence ATGTCAGTTGAAGTAGGCAGCAAGCTGAAAGGCAAGGTAACGGGCATCACAAATTTTGGAGCTTTTGTAGAACTGCCTGATGGATCTACAGGGTTGGTTCACATTAGCGAAGTAGCAGATAAGTATGTCAAGGACATTCATGAGTTTTTGACAGTAGGAGACGAAGTAGAAGTTAAAGTTATTAATGTAAGTGAAGGAAAAATTGGACTTTCCATTAAAAAAGCAAAGGAAAACAAAAATCCTAACAACAACAACAACAAACGTGGAAATCCAAAGAGACGCAGTGAATCATTTGAAGCCAAAATGAACCGTTTTCTTAAAGACAGTGAAGATCGCTTAGCTTCTTTAAGAAAGAACACGGAATCTAAACGTGGTGGACGTGGTGCTAAAAAAGGTTAA